In the genome of Thermodesulfobacteriota bacterium, the window GCCTCGGACGCATAGAGCTTCGCCATCGAGGACTCCTTCGAATGCCGCATCCTCCGGTCCTTCATCCACGCGGCCCTCCAGGTGAGCAGCCGTGCAGCGTCGATCTCGGCGGCCATGTCCGCGAACATCCACTGGATCGCCTGGAACTCGCAGATCGCCTGCCCGAACTGCTTGCGGTCCTTCGAGTAGGCCAGCGCGTCCTCCAGCGCCGCGCGCCCGATACCCACCGCCTGGGATGCGATCCCGATGCGCCCCCCGTCGAGGGTGTGCATGGCGACCTTGAAACCGGCCCCCGCCTCGCCGAGGCGGTTCTTCGCCGGGACGCGGACGTCCTCGAATACGATGGAGGAAGTGGGCGCGCCCTTGATCCCCATCTTCTTCTCGTGCCGCCCCAGCGAGATCCCCTTCCACTTCATGTCGACGAGGAAGGCCGAGATCCCCTTGTGACCCTTCGCCTTGTCGGTCATGGCGAACAGCACGCAGAATTCCGCCTCCGGGGCGTTCGTGATGAAGTTCTTCTCTCCGTTGACGACGTAGCGGTCTCCGTCGAGGACGGCCGTGGTTTTCTGCGCGCCGGCGTCGGAGCCCGCCCCCGGTTCCGTTAGCGCGAAGCATCCCAGCTTCTTCCCGGATGCCAGCAGGGGAAGGAATTCCCGCTTCAGCTCCTCCGATCCGAATTCGAGGATCGGGTCGCAGACCAGGGAGTTGTTGACGGACATGATGACGCCCGTGGAGGCGCACGCCCGGGAGATCTCCTCGACGGCGATGGCGTAGCAGACGTGGTCCATCCCGGAGCCGCCGTACTCCTCGGGGACCGTGACGCCCATGAAGCCGAGATCGCCCATCTGCCGGACCAGTTCCGCGGGGAAGCGCCCCGTCTCGTCGACCTCCGCGGCGGCCGGCAGGACCTCCTTCAGCGCGAAGTCCCTCGCCGTCTCCCGGATCATCCTCTGCTCGTCGGTCAGTTCGAAGACCATCGTCCCCTCCCTACTTCCCCGTGAAATGAGGCCGCCGCTTTTCGAGGAACGCCGCGATCCCTTCCGCGCGATCGGCGGTCGAGAACGCCGCGGCGAACAACCCCGCCTCGAAGGCGCACGCGTTCGCCAGGTCCATGTCGAGTCCCCGGTTCATCGCCATCTTCGCCGCCTTCACCGCTGCCGGCCCCCGGGAAAGGATCTTCTCCGCCGTCTCCCTTGCCGCTGCCTGCAGCTCCGCAGCCGGGACCACGCGGTTGACGAGGCCGATCTCGAAGGCGCGCTGCGCCGCGATCATGTCTCCCGTCAAAACCATCTCCTTCGCCAGGTTGCGCCCGATGAGCCGCGGCAGGCGCTGCGTCCCCCCGTATCCCGGGATGATTCCGAGGGTCACCTCGGGCTGCCCGAACCGGGCGGTGTCCGCCGCCAGGATGAGGTCGCACGCCATGGCTACCTCGCACCCGCCGCCCAGCGCGAACCCGTTGACCGCGGCGATGACGGCCTGCGGCATCCTCTCGATGAGCGCAAGCGCCTCCTGTCCCAGCAACGCGAAGTCGAGCGCCTCCATGGGAGTGAATCCCTTCATCGCGGCGATGTCCGCCCCCGCGATGAACGCCTTCTCTCCCGCGCCCGTGAGGATCACGGCGCCTATGCTTTCCGCGCCCGCGACATCCTCGAAGGCCGCTTTCATCTCCCGGATCGTGTCCGGATCGAGGGCGTTGAGCGCCTTCGGGCGGTTGACCGTGATCGTCGCGATCCGCCCGGAGATATCGACCAGCAGGTTCCGGTGTTCCATCCCGAGTTCCCTCATCCCTTTTCGTATTTGTAGAATCCGCGTCCCGCCTTTTTCCCCAGGTATCCCGCGTCGACGTATTTCTCCAGCAGCGGGCATGGCCGGTATTTCGAGTCCGCGAATCCGCGGTGCATGACCTTCATCACTTCGAGCACGGTGTCCAGCCCGATCAGGTCCGCGAGCGCGAGCGGCCCCATGGGGTGGTTTGCTCCCATCTTCATGACCGCGTCGATGTCCTCCGCCTTTCCGACCCCCTCCATCAGCGCGAAAACCGCCTCGTTGATCATGGGCATCAGGATCCGGTTGGAGATGAAGCCGGGGGAATCGTTCGCCGGCACGGGCTCCTTCCCGAGGCGCCTCGAAAGCACCATCGTCGCCCCGAACGTCTCTTCGGAGGTGCGGAGCCCCCGGACGACTTCCACGAGCGTCATCAGCGGGACGGGGTTCATGAAATGCATCCCGACGACATGCTCCGGACGATCCGTCGCGGCCGCGATCTTCGTGATGGAGATGGAGGAGGTGTTCGTCGCAAGGATCTTCCCGGCCGGGAGGATCCCGTCGAGCCGCCGGAACAGGGAGAGCTTCAGATCCTCCCGCTCCGTGGCCGCCTCGATCGCGAAATCGCAGGAGGCGAACTCCGCAAGCTCCGTCGTTGCGGTCAGCCCGGAAAGCGCCCTCTCCCGCTCCGCGGCGGTGATCCGCTCCTTCCGCAGCAGGATGTCGAAACCTTTTTCGATGGCCGCCCGGGACCGGGCGAGGATCTCCCCGCTTACATCGTTCAGGACGACCCGGTATCCGCCCTGGAGGCAGACCTGGGCGATGCCGCTTCCCATCTGGCCCGCGCCGAGCACCCCGATTTTCCGGATCTCCACGGCAGCCTCCATTACTTTATGGCCTCCACGAGCATCGCCACGGCCTCCCCCCCTCCGATGCACAGGGAAGCGACGCCGTATCGCTCTCCCCGCTCTTTCATCGCGAACAGGAGAGTGGTCAGGATCCTTGCCCCCGACGCGCCGATGGGGTGGCCGAGGGCGACCGCGCCGCCGTTCACGTTGACCCTCGAAGGATCCAGAGAGAGTCCGCGGATCGCCGCCAGCGCGACGCAGGAGAACGCCTCGTTGATCTCGAACAGTCCGACCTTTTCCCGGGAGACGCCGGTATTCTCCAGGAGCCTCCGGATCGCCTCGATGGGCGCCTTCGTGAACCAGACCGGCTCCAGGGAGGCGGTGGCGTACCCGACGATCTTCGCCAGCGGCTTGATCCCGCGCTTCTTCGCCGCCTCGGAGGACATCACCATCACCGCCGCCGCCCCGTCGTTGATCGTCGAGGCGTTCCCCGCGGTGACCGTGCCGTTCTTTTCGAAGGCGGGTTTCAGATCCGGGAGTTTCTCGATGTTTCCCCGCCCGGGCTCCTCGTCCACGCGGAACGGAACCGGTTCGCCCTTCTTCCGGGGAACCGGGACTTCCACGATCTCCTTCTCGAACCGGCCCTCCCGGATGGCGTCGAGCGCCCGCCGATACGAGGAGGCGGCGTACTCGTCCTGCTCCCGGCGCGAGAGGTTCTGATCCTTCGCCAGCATCTCCGCGCAGCTTCCCATGTGTATGTCGTTGTAGGCGTCCCACAGCCCGTCGACGATCATGTGATCGTAGACCTTATCGTTCCCGAGCCGGTACCCGCTCCGCGCCTTCATCAGCAGGTAAGGCGCCTGGCTCATGGATTCCATCCCTCCCGCCGCGACCGCTTCGAATTCCGAGGTGGCGATCGACTGCGCCGCCAACATGATCGCCTTCAGCCCGGAACCGCACATCTTGTTGATCGTGAGCGCCCCCGCGGAAGGAGGAAGCCCGGCGAAGATCCCGGCCTGCCGCGCGGGCGCCTGTCCGATTCCGGCGGGGAGGACGTTTCCCATGATGACCTGCTCGACGTCGTCCTTTTCGATCCCGCTCCTCCGGATCGCTTCCCCGATGGCGATCGCCCCCAGCCTCGGCGCCGGGATGTCCGCCAGCCCTCCCATGAAGGACCCGACGGCGGTCCTCGCCGCTCCCGTGATGACGGCTTCTTTCATCGATCGATCCTCCTCTCGAGTGAGACGACGCGGTCGGCGAGCAAAAGGAACGGGTCTCCCCTCTCCTCCCGTTCCTCCGGCCCGCTGCCGAAACCGAGGATTCCTTCCAGCAGAACCGCATGCATTTCCGCGGCCAAATAACGCCCGACGATCACAAGGTCGCGGAGTTCTACGGCGCCCGGGGCGTCGTTGCGCAGCCGCTCGAGTCGCCGAAGCAGCCCATCACGTTCCACGTACGCCCGGAGCGACTTCCAGAGGCGTCCCTCGGTGCAGCGCTCTCCGGAGAGCGCCTCCGCGCGTTCCGCCAGCTCCTCGATCCAGTCGAGCGCCTCCAGCCGCCCTTCCGGAACGGGCTCCGGTCCGGCAACCCGCGCGTCCATCAGGGACGCGCACGGGCCTCCGGGATCCTCCATCACGGGGAGCATGCCGACGCAGTGAACGATTTCGGGGACGGGAAAAAATGGCGGGCAGCCGACGGCCATCCGCCCGGTGAGGACCTTCCAGCGTCGCACCGCCGGCGCCGGATCGCGCGCCACGAGGCCGGCGAACCGGATCCCCTCCGCGGCGCGGTCGTTCTTCATCTTCCGGCTACTTCCCCGCGTACAGCACGGCGAGGACGGTCGCCTCTTCCTCCCTTGCGGAATGCACGTGGTGCGGCGTCGAAGAGTTGTAATAGATGCAGTCCCCCTCCTTGAGGAGCTCGGACCGGCTCCCGAGGAGCACTTCGACTTCACCCGAGAGGACATAAAGGAACTCCTCCCCATCGTGGACGCTGCGCGCGGTCGGAGGCTCCGACATCGGGTGGAGCCGCAGCAGGAACGGCTCCATCTTCCTGCCCGCCTTTCCAGCGCCGAGCGATTCGTAGACGTAAGGGGTCTTCCCGCCCTCCTTCAATCCCACGCGGGACATGGAGGTGTGGTCTTCCTTCCGGACGATCGAATAATCGCACTCCTCCTTCCCGCCGATGAAGGAGGATACCGTCGTCCCGAAGGCGTTCGCGATCTGGACGAGCATGCCGATGGAGGGGGACACCATCCGGTTCTCCATCTGGGTCAGCAGGGCGGACGTGATGCCGACCTTTTCCGCGAACTGCTGATGCGTCAGCCCCGTCTTCTCGCGGAACTCCCGGATGTGCCGCCCGACGGGCACTTCGCCGCCGGCGCCTTTCTCCGAAGGCGTCCCCGTCTCCTTCTCCAGTTCGGACAGGATGTCATCCAACGTCTCGTCACGCGTGAATTCCGGCAAGGGCGGCTCCCTCCTTCAGTGCGTTGACGTTGAGGGGAATGAACTTCTCGTACTTCTTCGAGATCACTTTGGGAAGGCACGCGATCAGCGTCTCCAGCCGGACGACGCCCGTGAGCCCGACGTACGCGCCCAGCGCGATCATCGAGGCCATCTGGCGGCTCCCGATCCTGGTGCGCGCGATCTCGTCGGCGGCCACCGCCAGCAGCCGCACGTCCTTCCGGTCGACCTTGCTTCCGTCCACCAGGGAGCTGTTGATGACGAGGTCCCCCCCCGGCTGCAGGTTCGGAAGGAACTTGGCCAGGGAAGGCCCGTTCATGATGAGGAGGGAGGCGGGCCGCCCCACGACGGGCGAGCCGATCTCCTCGTCGGAGACGACCACGGTGCAGTTCGCCGTGCCGCCCCGCATCTCCACACCGTAGGAGGGGAAATAGGTCACGTTCTTCCCCTCTTCCATGGCGGCGAGGGCGAGGAGGTTTCCGATCATCAGGATGCCCTGGCCGCCGAATCCGGCCATTACGATGTCTTTCGTCATTATTCGAAGTCCGCCTGTTTCCGCTCCTTGAACACCCCGAGCGGGAAATACTCGACCATTTCGCCGAGAACGCGCTTCTGCGCGTCCAGCGGTTTCATCCCCCAGTTCGTCGGGCATGTGGACAGGACCTCGACGATGGAGAACCCCTTCCCCTGAAGCTGCATCTCGAACGCCGTCCGGACGGCCTCCTTGGCCTTCCGGATGTGGGCCGGCGAGGAGACCGTCACGCGGGTCGAATACGCCACCCCCTCGAGTCCCGCCAGCAGCTCGGCCATGCGGATGGGGTATCCCTCCGACCGGAAGTCGCGGCCGTACGGGGAGGTGGACGTCTTCTGCCCCAGGAGGGTCGTTGGCGCCATCTGCCCTCCCGTCATGCCGTAGGTGGTATTGTTCACGAAGACCACGGAGAGGTTCTCGCCCCGGTTCGCCGCGTGGACGATCTCCGCCATCCCGATCGAGGCCAGGTCGCCGTCGCCCTGGTAGGTGAAGACGAACCGGTCGGGCAGCGCCCGCTTGATCCCGGTGGCGATCGCAGGCGCCCGGCCGTGCGGCGCCTCCACGATGTCGAGGTCCATGTAGTCGTACAGGAGGACGGCGCAGCCGACGGGGGCGACCCCGACCGAATTCTCCCGCAGCTCCATCCGGTCGATGCATTCCGCGATGATCCGGTGGATCGTCCCGTGATGGCATCCCGGGCAATAGTGGAAACGCGCGTCCTTCAGCGTCGCCGGACGGTCGAACACCTTCTTCGAAAATATCGTTTTCTGCGCGGCTTTCATCGCTTTCCCCCCGCCAGTCCCCGGATGCGCTCGAAGATCTCGTCGGGGGTCGGAATCGCGCACGGCTTCCCGAAGAAATGGATGCGGTCGTGGCGCGTCGTGCTCCTGTAAACGTCCTCCACCATCTGCCCGGTGTTCATCTCGACGACGAGGATCGCGTCCACCTGCTCCGCGAACGCGCGCACCTCCTTCTCCGGGAACGGGAACAAGGTGATCGGCCGGAGCATCCCCACGGCGATCCCTTCCTTCCGCGCCCACTGGATCGCGGTTTTGCTCACGCGCGCGGCCGTCCCGAACGCGACGATCCCCACTCGG includes:
- a CDS encoding 2-oxoacid:acceptor oxidoreductase family protein — protein: MTKDIVMAGFGGQGILMIGNLLALAAMEEGKNVTYFPSYGVEMRGGTANCTVVVSDEEIGSPVVGRPASLLIMNGPSLAKFLPNLQPGGDLVINSSLVDGSKVDRKDVRLLAVAADEIARTRIGSRQMASMIALGAYVGLTGVVRLETLIACLPKVISKKYEKFIPLNVNALKEGAALAGIHA
- a CDS encoding acetyl-CoA C-acetyltransferase — protein: MKEAVITGAARTAVGSFMGGLADIPAPRLGAIAIGEAIRRSGIEKDDVEQVIMGNVLPAGIGQAPARQAGIFAGLPPSAGALTINKMCGSGLKAIMLAAQSIATSEFEAVAAGGMESMSQAPYLLMKARSGYRLGNDKVYDHMIVDGLWDAYNDIHMGSCAEMLAKDQNLSRREQDEYAASSYRRALDAIREGRFEKEIVEVPVPRKKGEPVPFRVDEEPGRGNIEKLPDLKPAFEKNGTVTAGNASTINDGAAAVMVMSSEAAKKRGIKPLAKIVGYATASLEPVWFTKAPIEAIRRLLENTGVSREKVGLFEINEAFSCVALAAIRGLSLDPSRVNVNGGAVALGHPIGASGARILTTLLFAMKERGERYGVASLCIGGGEAVAMLVEAIK
- a CDS encoding 3-hydroxybutyryl-CoA dehydrogenase, which translates into the protein MEIRKIGVLGAGQMGSGIAQVCLQGGYRVVLNDVSGEILARSRAAIEKGFDILLRKERITAAERERALSGLTATTELAEFASCDFAIEAATEREDLKLSLFRRLDGILPAGKILATNTSSISITKIAAATDRPEHVVGMHFMNPVPLMTLVEVVRGLRTSEETFGATMVLSRRLGKEPVPANDSPGFISNRILMPMINEAVFALMEGVGKAEDIDAVMKMGANHPMGPLALADLIGLDTVLEVMKVMHRGFADSKYRPCPLLEKYVDAGYLGKKAGRGFYKYEKG
- a CDS encoding XRE family transcriptional regulator, with translation MPEFTRDETLDDILSELEKETGTPSEKGAGGEVPVGRHIREFREKTGLTHQQFAEKVGITSALLTQMENRMVSPSIGMLVQIANAFGTTVSSFIGGKEECDYSIVRKEDHTSMSRVGLKEGGKTPYVYESLGAGKAGRKMEPFLLRLHPMSEPPTARSVHDGEEFLYVLSGEVEVLLGSRSELLKEGDCIYYNSSTPHHVHSAREEEATVLAVLYAGK
- a CDS encoding thiamine pyrophosphate-dependent enzyme, with the translated sequence MKAAQKTIFSKKVFDRPATLKDARFHYCPGCHHGTIHRIIAECIDRMELRENSVGVAPVGCAVLLYDYMDLDIVEAPHGRAPAIATGIKRALPDRFVFTYQGDGDLASIGMAEIVHAANRGENLSVVFVNNTTYGMTGGQMAPTTLLGQKTSTSPYGRDFRSEGYPIRMAELLAGLEGVAYSTRVTVSSPAHIRKAKEAVRTAFEMQLQGKGFSIVEVLSTCPTNWGMKPLDAQKRVLGEMVEYFPLGVFKERKQADFE
- a CDS encoding enoyl-CoA hydratase-related protein; amino-acid sequence: MEHRNLLVDISGRIATITVNRPKALNALDPDTIREMKAAFEDVAGAESIGAVILTGAGEKAFIAGADIAAMKGFTPMEALDFALLGQEALALIERMPQAVIAAVNGFALGGGCEVAMACDLILAADTARFGQPEVTLGIIPGYGGTQRLPRLIGRNLAKEMVLTGDMIAAQRAFEIGLVNRVVPAAELQAAARETAEKILSRGPAAVKAAKMAMNRGLDMDLANACAFEAGLFAAAFSTADRAEGIAAFLEKRRPHFTGK
- a CDS encoding acyl-CoA dehydrogenase, with translation MVFELTDEQRMIRETARDFALKEVLPAAAEVDETGRFPAELVRQMGDLGFMGVTVPEEYGGSGMDHVCYAIAVEEISRACASTGVIMSVNNSLVCDPILEFGSEELKREFLPLLASGKKLGCFALTEPGAGSDAGAQKTTAVLDGDRYVVNGEKNFITNAPEAEFCVLFAMTDKAKGHKGISAFLVDMKWKGISLGRHEKKMGIKGAPTSSIVFEDVRVPAKNRLGEAGAGFKVAMHTLDGGRIGIASQAVGIGRAALEDALAYSKDRKQFGQAICEFQAIQWMFADMAAEIDAARLLTWRAAWMKDRRMRHSKESSMAKLYASEAAMRAAVKGVQIHGGYGYIKEYPAERHFRDAKITEIYEGTSEIQRLVIASSLLK